In Canis aureus isolate CA01 chromosome 6, VMU_Caureus_v.1.0, whole genome shotgun sequence, one genomic interval encodes:
- the SPATA45 gene encoding spermatogenesis-associated protein 45, with the protein MTSTNRTSERIEKLKASRQRLLEEINEKRESNCFVERSNQVSSLRVQKRHFSTAYQSSTHTQIKESVPDSGRSSWIKRSLLAHPEKKHFPAKNNAIFG; encoded by the exons ATGACTTCTACAAACAGGACCAGTGAAAGAATTGAAAAGCTTAAAGCAAGCAGACAACGTCTCctggaggaaataaatgaaaagcgtGAATCCAACTGCTTTGTGGAAAGAAGCAATCAAGTTAGCTCACTGAGAGTTCAAAAGAGGCATTTCAGCACCGCCTATCAGTCCTCTACTCACACTCAAATTAAAGAATCTGTTCCTGACAGTGGCAGGAGCTCCTGGATTAAACGGAGTCTCCTTGCTCACCCAGAGAAAAAGCACTTTCCTGCAAAAA ataatgcCATATTTGGATAA